The genomic DNA CTCGTAAAGACGGCTTCTCTTTGGCGGCAGACATTCGTGCTACTGACAAAGAAGTTCCTATTGTTTTTTTAACAGCAAAAACTTTAAAAGAAGATGTTTTAAAAGGATACCAAGTTGGTGCTGATGATTATTTGAACAAACCTTTTGACTCTGAAGTACTACTTTTTAAAATAAAAGCAATTTTACAACGAAAGGAATCGGAAAAAACTACAGATACAGAGCAATTTGAATTTACAATCGGACAATTTTCTTTTAATTCAAAATTACGCCATTTAAGCTTTAACGGTGGAGAAGCTCAAAAGCTATCTCCTAAAGAAAACAAACTGCTACGTATGTTAGCCATCCATAAAAATGATTTAATGCCTAGAGAATTGGCCTTGACGAAAATCTGGAGAGATGATAATTATTTCACTTCTAGAAGTATGGATGTTTATATCGCTAAATTACGTAAGTATTTAAAGCTTGATGAAAGTGTTGAAATTTTAAACATCCACGGAGAAGGGTTTCGATTGATAGAAAACCAATAAAATACTGCTTTTTATAAAGAAAAAACACTTTACTTTTAACAATTGTAAAGTGTTTTTTTTTTATCGCAATGGAACCTTCTTGAAAAGAAGACTGAAAGTAGCTCTCTTACTAGTATTAAAGCCTTTTTTATTCCTCATGAAAATAACATTTCTATTCAAAATAATCAAAAACAAGCCTTTTATCTGTAACAAAACTTTATGCAAATCGTTTTATCAACATAACTAATTAAAAAATTCTTTGGAAACAATACTATCTCTTAGAAATCTAAATAAAAAATACGGAAATGTTCACGCTGTAAATAACCTTTCTTTTGATATTCAAAAAGGAAATATTTATGGAATACTAGGACCTAATGGAAGTGGTAAATCTACCACATTGGGCATCATTTTAAATGTAATTAATAAAACTTCTGGTGAATTCAATTGGTTCAACGGAAGACTTTCAACGCAGGAAGCTTTAAAAAAAGTAGGCGCCATTATTGAACGCCCCAACTTTTATCCCTATATGACTGCTAATCAAAACTTGGAATTAATTTGTAACATAAAAAATGTTCCATATAGTAAAATAGCAGAAAAATTAAAAGCTGTAAACCTTTACGAACGCAGAAATAGCAAATTTAGAACCTATTCCTTAGGAATGAAGCAACGCTTAGCCATTGCCTCTGCCCTTTTAAATGATCCTGAAATTTTAATTTTAGATGAACCTACCAATGGCTTAGACCCTCAAGGCATCCATGAAATTCGCGAAATTATAAAAAACATCTCCAACAACGGTACTACAATTTTGCTAGCATCTCATCTATTAGATGAAGTTGAAAAAATATGCGATCATGTAATTGTCATGAGAAAAGGTAAAAAATTATACAGCGGTCGCCTTAACGAAATTACTGCAAGTAATGGTTTGTTTGAATTGAAAGTTGAAAAAGAAGAAAAAAAGCTCTTACACATTCTTAAATCGCATCCTGCAGTAGCCTACACTCAAAAAGAAGGAGACACCATCATTGTCAACTTAAAAAAAGAACTCTCTGCCAGAGATATAAATGCTTTTTTGTTTCATAATGGTATTGTACTATCTCATTTAATAAAGCGAAAACCTAGCTTGGAACAGCAATTCCTAGACCTAACAAATAACCAATAACCGCTTTTTTAATCATTTTACTGCTAATACTTACACTTTTACCAACATGTTACGATTATTAACTATAGAATTTCATAAACTTAAACACAATAGAGCCAGCAAGGTGCTTTCTATTATATATTTTGTACTATTAACTTCCATTGCACTGGTGGCTGCTATTAAATTTGATATAGGTCCTATTAAATTCCATTTAGCAGATCAAGGTATTTTTAACTTCCCTTATATCTGGCATTTCAACACATATATTGCAGCCATTTTTAAATTCTTTTTATTATTGGTTATTGTTTCTATGACAGCAAATGAGTACAGCTACAAAACACTCAAGCAAAACCTAATTGATGGCTTAAGTAAAAAAGAATTCATCCTTTCTAAATTTTATGCCGTTGTGGTATTTGCTGCAATTTCTACCCTCTTTGTTTTTATAACCTCTTTAACCCTAGGACTCATCTACTCAGACTATAATGAGTTTTCTATCATAACTTCTGGCTTCATTTATTTATTCGCTTTCTTTATAAAATTAGTAGGCTTCTTTTCTTTTGGCTTATTCTTAGGTATTTTAATCAAACGTTCTGCTTTTGCTGTGGGTGCCATGCTTATTTGGCTTCTGAATGAAAATATGATTAGAGGCTATCTTTACTCGTTTTTTGATACTGCCGAAAATACTACAGAAAAAGTCAATCAAATTATGCAATTTCTTCCTTTAGAAGCCATGTCTAACCTTATTAAAGAACCTTTTACCAAATTAGGTGCTGTAAAATCTGTTGCGAAAAGAATGGGAGAAACGATTGTAAAAGATTTTTCCGTTAATTACGCTGATATATTCATTGTATTGGCTTGGACATTTATTTTCATCTACCTTTCTTATATACTCTTAAAGAAAAGAGATTTATAAACACTTCTAGTACTTATTTCATCATGGCAACTGCAATCTTTCTTTTGACTTTTGTTGTTGCCATTATTTTATACTTTGCTTAAAAAAAGAAGTTTTATAAGCCTTTTTACTTATTTTAGCCTTTTTTCTAATTATTTTTCTAATGAAAAGGCTTACTATATTATTTTTCACCTTATCCTGTGCAGTTAATTTATTTTCTCAAAAGGAGGCCAACTATTGGTACTTTGGGCAAAATGCTGCTTTAAATTTTAATTCAGGAACTCCCGTCCCTATATTGGGCTCTTTGTTAAGTACCACTGAAGGTTGCTCTTCTTTTTCTGATAGTAATGGAAATTTGCTGTTTTATGTTGGAGCGCCAAATACTGGAGCTTCTAATTTAACTGTTTGGAACAAAAACAATAAACCCATGCCTTTTTGTGATGTAGCCAATGGCGGACAACCATTACAAGGAGATGCTTCCAGTTCTCAATCTGCATTAACAATTCCTGCCCCTGGAAAACCAAATATATACTACCTCTTTACGGTAGGAGCTCCTTCGAGTAATAATCAAGGTTTTTGGTATTATACCATAGACATGACTAAAGACAATGGTAATGGTGATATTATAGCAGGGCCTATAGACTTGTCTGAAAATAGAGCTACTGACTGGAGTGAAAAAATTACTGCCGTAAGGGCTAAAGAATGCAATACCTTTTGGGCCATTTCCTTGCTGCGTTCTGATACTTTTTATGCTTATAAAGTAAATAGTACTGGAGTACATGGTACTCCTGTTAAATCTAAAATTGCAGGACTTAGAATCAACGATCCTAGGGGATATCTGAAAGTATCGCCAGATGGTAAAAAACTTATTGCTGCAAGCATGGGATCTGGAACTCATTTATTTGATTTTGATGCTACTACAGGTATCGTATCAAATGCGCGAATTTTAAACGTTTCTGGAAATAGCTATGGGGTTGAGTTTTCTGCTTCAAGCAAGAGATTGTACATTTCTACAGGAGACTTTTTAGGGGCTACTGAAAATTTATTTCAATTTGACATGAGCCTGCCTAATATTAATGATATCAACAATTCTAGGTATTTAGTGCATAGTTATTACAACACTAGAGGGGCACTGCAATTGGGGCCTAATCGTAAAATTTATTGGACAAGTGATAGCGCTACTAGTATTAGCGTTGTTAATAATCCTGAGGTACTGGGTGCTGGTTGTAATTACGCTCACCAATCTGTTAATTTAGGGGGGGCTATCGCCAGCCAAGGATTGCCTCCTTTTATTTCATCTTTATTACTTCCTACCGAAATTAAAGATTTAGATAATGACCAAAAATTAAATGACTTAGACTTACAATTTTGCTCAGGAGCCAATAAATCAATTGCTCCTAATCCTGTAGATCCTAATTTAATACAACCTGCAACTGTTGTTACATATACTTGGTTTTTTGAAGATGCTACTGGAACTACTAATCAGATTCATAATGATCGTGTTTTAACATTAACAAATATTTCTCCAGCGAATAATGGTAAATATACCTTAGCAATCAATTATACGAATACTTGTGGTGATTTGATCAAACAAGAAGGTACCTTCTCTTTTGAAGTGTTTGCTCCTGCTACTGCTACCAAACCGTTAGATATTTATTATTGCGATAGTGATAATGATGGTCTTCATAATTTTGACTTGGCTGCCTTAAAAAATGGGGACATATTAAACGGACAAGATCCAAATACTTTTGACGTATTATTTTTCTCAACAAAAGCAGATGCTGAAAACAATGTTACTGCCAATAGTTTACCTACTCCATATACAAACCCTGCTCCGTTTAGTACAACAACAATATATGTTAGAGTACATAACAAAAAAGCACCTAATGCTTGTTTTGCTTTAACCGAATTTGAGCTAAAAGTTAATGGCCTTCCTGTTCCTGCAACACCTCCTTTGTATAGGGTATGTGATGATATTGCTAATGGCGGCGATACCGATGGCTTTTTCAATGCTTTTTTACTAAATACGAAAGACACGGCTATTTTAAATGGATTGGATCCTACCACATACGATGTATTATATTATACAACTGCTGCTGCTGCTCAAACAAGAGATGCTGGCCTTTTAATAGATAAAACCGCTCCGTATAGAAATATCGTAAAAGATACACAGCCTATCTATGTACGTGTGGAAAATAAAAATAATACCAATTGCTTTGATGCTAGTGTTTCTTTTAATTTAGAGGTGGCTAAAAAACCTGTGATTAAAAACAATCCTGCCAGCCTAAGGCAATGTGATGATAACGCTGATTTAATTACTACTTTCAACCTTACAAAAGCTCGAATAAATATTTCTGACAATTACACCAACGAAACATTTACATACTATGCTACCCAAGCGGCTGCCATTGCAGGAACTCCTGAAATTGCAGATCCTATTAGGTATCCTGTAAATACCAACGGGCAGGTTTGGATTAAAACGACCTCCATACATGGTTGTAGTCGTATTTCTAGTGTAAATTTAGTGGTTGGATATGCTGCTGATTTGGCTTATAACAAAGTATTTGAAGCTTGTGATGATCTTTTAGATATTGATGGAAATGATACTCCTGCTATGAATGATGATACTGATGGTATTACTACATTTGATTTTAGCGTGGCTACTAATGAAATTAAAAACCTCGTTCCTAATCCTGCTATAAGACCTAACTTAGAGGTACTTTTTTATGAAAACCCACAAGATCGAGTAGCTGCTGTAAATGAAATTACTGATATCGCAAACTACCGAAATAAGCGCATTCCGAATACAACAGGTACAAACTTTCCGATTTATGTAAAAATTGTCAATAAGACAAATAATGACTGTACTGGCTTGGCTACCTTATACCTAAAAGTAAATACCACTCCTATTGTAAATGATATTCCTGATATTGTAGAGTGTGATGACTATATTTCTGGTGCTTTAAACGATGGAAAAAATGTAAATATGGACCTTCGTAATTATACCGTAGCAACCATTTTAGGCCCTACGCAAGCCGTAAATGATTTTGAAATTACCTACTACCATACTAAAAACGATGCAGACACCAAAAATAATCCAATCACAAATGACACGACCTATACAGGTACTCATAACGAAATCATTTATGTAAGGGTGGAGCATAAAACTTCGGGGTGTTTTAACACGCATAAAAACTTTAAAATCCTAATCAATCCGCTTCCTACAATCCCTAATAGCATTCCTAAAATAACGGTTTGTGATGTTCCTAATGCTTTTGATGGCGATGCTAGAAATAGATTGGCTAATGGTATTAACTTGGCTGAAAGAGATGTGGATGTTCTTAATGGTAAAGATCCTGCTCTTTTCTCAGTAAGTTACCATACCTCTTCACAAGATGCTATTGATGGACTGCGACCTCTTAATAAGAATAATTTTTCTAATGATCCTGGGCTTACTACATTTCCGGCTGATTTTAATACGGATGATCCTGCCATTCAAAAGGTATATGTTAGTATTCTTAATGAAACTACTCAGTGTAGGTTCGGATTTGTTGTATTGGATGTTGTAATTTACCCGAAACCTAATACACCTGCCATAATTGCTCCGTACATTGCCTGTGACAATACGTCTGATGCCAATGCGGATGATGCCAATGGTGTGAATGGGGATATTACTTTGAAAAATAAAAAACCAGCAATCTTAGCAAACTACACACCTGCTGAACATGCTAATTTCACCGTAAGCTATCATACTTCTTCTACGGATGCCATGACAGGAAGCAATCCATTGAATGAAAATCTATATGAAAACAGTACCAACGGAGAAACTATTTATGTAAGGGTTTTAAATAACTTAACCAAATGTGTGAGCTATGATACT from Tenacibaculum maritimum NCIMB 2154 includes the following:
- a CDS encoding response regulator transcription factor yields the protein MGSKKILLVEDDPNFGTVLKDYLALNDYNVTHAKDGIEGLIMFKNGDYDLCILDVMMPRKDGFSLAADIRATDKEVPIVFLTAKTLKEDVLKGYQVGADDYLNKPFDSEVLLFKIKAILQRKESEKTTDTEQFEFTIGQFSFNSKLRHLSFNGGEAQKLSPKENKLLRMLAIHKNDLMPRELALTKIWRDDNYFTSRSMDVYIAKLRKYLKLDESVEILNIHGEGFRLIENQ
- a CDS encoding ABC transporter ATP-binding protein, with amino-acid sequence METILSLRNLNKKYGNVHAVNNLSFDIQKGNIYGILGPNGSGKSTTLGIILNVINKTSGEFNWFNGRLSTQEALKKVGAIIERPNFYPYMTANQNLELICNIKNVPYSKIAEKLKAVNLYERRNSKFRTYSLGMKQRLAIASALLNDPEILILDEPTNGLDPQGIHEIREIIKNISNNGTTILLASHLLDEVEKICDHVIVMRKGKKLYSGRLNEITASNGLFELKVEKEEKKLLHILKSHPAVAYTQKEGDTIIVNLKKELSARDINAFLFHNGIVLSHLIKRKPSLEQQFLDLTNNQ
- a CDS encoding ABC transporter permease yields the protein MLRLLTIEFHKLKHNRASKVLSIIYFVLLTSIALVAAIKFDIGPIKFHLADQGIFNFPYIWHFNTYIAAIFKFFLLLVIVSMTANEYSYKTLKQNLIDGLSKKEFILSKFYAVVVFAAISTLFVFITSLTLGLIYSDYNEFSIITSGFIYLFAFFIKLVGFFSFGLFLGILIKRSAFAVGAMLIWLLNENMIRGYLYSFFDTAENTTEKVNQIMQFLPLEAMSNLIKEPFTKLGAVKSVAKRMGETIVKDFSVNYADIFIVLAWTFIFIYLSYILLKKRDL
- a CDS encoding T9SS type B sorting domain-containing protein, giving the protein MKRLTILFFTLSCAVNLFSQKEANYWYFGQNAALNFNSGTPVPILGSLLSTTEGCSSFSDSNGNLLFYVGAPNTGASNLTVWNKNNKPMPFCDVANGGQPLQGDASSSQSALTIPAPGKPNIYYLFTVGAPSSNNQGFWYYTIDMTKDNGNGDIIAGPIDLSENRATDWSEKITAVRAKECNTFWAISLLRSDTFYAYKVNSTGVHGTPVKSKIAGLRINDPRGYLKVSPDGKKLIAASMGSGTHLFDFDATTGIVSNARILNVSGNSYGVEFSASSKRLYISTGDFLGATENLFQFDMSLPNINDINNSRYLVHSYYNTRGALQLGPNRKIYWTSDSATSISVVNNPEVLGAGCNYAHQSVNLGGAIASQGLPPFISSLLLPTEIKDLDNDQKLNDLDLQFCSGANKSIAPNPVDPNLIQPATVVTYTWFFEDATGTTNQIHNDRVLTLTNISPANNGKYTLAINYTNTCGDLIKQEGTFSFEVFAPATATKPLDIYYCDSDNDGLHNFDLAALKNGDILNGQDPNTFDVLFFSTKADAENNVTANSLPTPYTNPAPFSTTTIYVRVHNKKAPNACFALTEFELKVNGLPVPATPPLYRVCDDIANGGDTDGFFNAFLLNTKDTAILNGLDPTTYDVLYYTTAAAAQTRDAGLLIDKTAPYRNIVKDTQPIYVRVENKNNTNCFDASVSFNLEVAKKPVIKNNPASLRQCDDNADLITTFNLTKARINISDNYTNETFTYYATQAAAIAGTPEIADPIRYPVNTNGQVWIKTTSIHGCSRISSVNLVVGYAADLAYNKVFEACDDLLDIDGNDTPAMNDDTDGITTFDFSVATNEIKNLVPNPAIRPNLEVLFYENPQDRVAAVNEITDIANYRNKRIPNTTGTNFPIYVKIVNKTNNDCTGLATLYLKVNTTPIVNDIPDIVECDDYISGALNDGKNVNMDLRNYTVATILGPTQAVNDFEITYYHTKNDADTKNNPITNDTTYTGTHNEIIYVRVEHKTSGCFNTHKNFKILINPLPTIPNSIPKITVCDVPNAFDGDARNRLANGINLAERDVDVLNGKDPALFSVSYHTSSQDAIDGLRPLNKNNFSNDPGLTTFPADFNTDDPAIQKVYVSILNETTQCRFGFVVLDVVIYPKPNTPAIIAPYIACDNTSDANADDANGVNGDITLKNKKPAILANYTPAEHANFTVSYHTSSTDAMTGSNPLNENLYENSTNGETIYVRVLNNLTKCVSYDTSFTIQINPLPSFDVPADQVYFCLNTATRKIAVENAGAIYDYEWTNEAGQVIAAGEDLIEVPITSAGNYTVTATMKDGTNCNRTKTISVKASNIATINDANIRVIDDTDNNTIEIIDTSLLGPGNYQYLLLDADGAIVKDFQEEPLFDQLEGGIYTLVINDKNGCTPDTNFEISVIEFPKFFTPNDDGIKDTWHIKGANATFYPSSAIHIFNRFGKVVATIGIDDLGWDGRYKGKQLPPNDYWFKVQLIHRNKKKVINRTGHFSLLRN